One segment of Arthrobacter sp. MMS18-M83 DNA contains the following:
- a CDS encoding NAD-dependent epimerase/dehydratase family protein, with amino-acid sequence MRIAVTGGSGKLGRHVVRRLTEDGHQVLNLDRAGARNPGLAIVDLRDYGQVLDVFLGLDDRHSGFDAVVHLGAIPAPGIVPDAATFENNMLSTYNVFQAARRAGIKKVVYASSETVLGLPFDVDPPYIPVDEEYPARPESTYSLVKHLEEQMAIELTRWDPELSIVALRFSNVMDVEDYERFPSFGSDAMLRKWNLWGYIDGRDGAQAVARALENGKPGFEAFIIANADTVMSRSSASLAAEVFPNVKVIKELGEHETMLSIDKARRLLGFAPEHTWRTYHPNRTTPTED; translated from the coding sequence ATGAGAATTGCAGTGACCGGAGGAAGCGGAAAGCTGGGCCGACACGTGGTGCGCCGGCTCACGGAGGACGGGCACCAGGTGTTGAACCTGGACCGTGCAGGTGCGAGAAACCCCGGCCTGGCGATCGTGGACTTGCGCGACTACGGTCAGGTGTTGGATGTGTTCTTGGGGCTGGATGACCGGCACAGTGGCTTCGACGCCGTGGTGCATCTGGGTGCCATTCCCGCACCCGGCATCGTCCCGGATGCCGCCACGTTTGAGAACAACATGCTCTCCACCTACAACGTGTTCCAAGCGGCCCGCCGGGCCGGCATCAAGAAGGTTGTCTACGCCTCGAGTGAGACGGTGCTGGGCCTGCCGTTCGACGTCGACCCTCCCTATATTCCGGTGGATGAGGAATATCCGGCCCGGCCGGAGAGCACGTATTCGTTGGTGAAGCATCTTGAGGAACAGATGGCTATCGAACTCACGCGTTGGGACCCTGAGCTAAGCATTGTGGCGCTGCGGTTTTCCAACGTCATGGACGTGGAAGACTACGAACGGTTTCCCTCCTTCGGCTCGGACGCCATGCTGCGCAAGTGGAACCTGTGGGGTTACATCGATGGCCGGGACGGCGCGCAGGCTGTGGCCCGGGCACTCGAGAACGGCAAGCCGGGGTTCGAAGCGTTCATCATCGCCAACGCGGATACGGTCATGAGCCGATCCAGCGCCAGCTTGGCCGCAGAGGTGTTCCCGAATGTGAAGGTGATCAAGGAACTGGGGGAGCACGAGACCATGCTCTCCATCGACAAGGCAAGGCGGTTACTGGGGTTCGCGCCCGAGCATACCTGGCGGACCTACCATCCCAACCGCACTACCCCCACCGAGGACTGA
- a CDS encoding molybdopterin-dependent oxidoreductase has product MGIISSKFHGRRQSGNPALPPGQYQTESFPVLTAGPAPRIPTADWEFFITTEAGQRHAWSWDAFMALPQTDIHTDIHCVTSWSRLGTSWRGVSLDTLFENVETSCEFTTAHSYGGYTTNVPLPDLLGGRAWVAWEFDGAPLERAHGGPARLIVPHLYFWKSAKWINGIELTRGDDPGFWESNGYHIHGDPWREERYS; this is encoded by the coding sequence ATGGGCATCATCTCGTCTAAATTCCACGGCAGACGGCAGAGCGGCAACCCAGCATTGCCGCCTGGCCAATACCAGACCGAGAGCTTTCCAGTCCTTACGGCCGGCCCTGCGCCCCGAATCCCCACCGCTGACTGGGAATTCTTCATCACCACCGAGGCAGGTCAGCGCCATGCGTGGTCTTGGGATGCATTCATGGCCTTGCCCCAGACAGACATCCATACGGACATTCATTGCGTGACCAGTTGGTCCAGGCTGGGCACCTCGTGGCGAGGAGTGTCCCTGGATACTTTATTTGAGAACGTGGAAACCAGCTGCGAGTTCACGACGGCCCACTCCTACGGCGGATACACGACCAACGTCCCGCTCCCGGATCTCCTTGGTGGCCGAGCATGGGTAGCCTGGGAATTCGACGGTGCGCCACTTGAACGCGCGCACGGCGGACCTGCCCGCCTCATCGTGCCCCATCTCTACTTTTGGAAGAGCGCAAAATGGATCAACGGCATCGAGCTGACGCGGGGTGATGATCCTGGTTTCTGGGAATCCAACGGCTACCACATCCACGGCGACCCGTGGCGGGAGGAGCGTTACTCATGA
- a CDS encoding FAD-binding oxidoreductase yields the protein MSTLWRVADVVSSMPETETARTIGLRVNGLNGNLAGQHIDIRLTADDGYTAVRSYSVARAGMDETLEITVDELANGEVSPYLVRDLVVGDQLEIRGPVGGWFVWKPTDTNSIQLIAGGSGIVPLMSMIRAHHASENPAQFRLLYSLKSPEAGFYREELGTLGQESSKLTVDYIFTRKTPPGWPTAAQRLTAETLLANILPPDPTPDIFICGQTVFVETVAEWLVQAGYPTASIKTERFGGTGGTR from the coding sequence GTGAGTACGTTGTGGCGCGTGGCCGACGTCGTCAGCAGCATGCCCGAAACGGAGACCGCCAGAACCATAGGGCTGCGCGTGAACGGCCTGAACGGCAACCTCGCCGGACAGCACATCGACATCCGCCTCACTGCAGACGACGGCTACACGGCCGTGCGCTCATACTCCGTGGCCAGGGCAGGCATGGACGAAACCCTGGAGATCACCGTTGACGAGTTGGCCAACGGAGAAGTCTCCCCCTATCTGGTCAGAGACCTGGTGGTTGGGGACCAGTTGGAAATCCGGGGGCCGGTGGGTGGCTGGTTCGTCTGGAAACCGACTGACACAAACTCTATTCAGCTGATTGCTGGAGGATCCGGCATCGTGCCACTCATGTCCATGATCCGCGCACACCATGCATCAGAAAATCCGGCGCAGTTCCGGCTGCTCTATTCGCTCAAATCGCCCGAAGCGGGCTTCTACCGGGAGGAGCTCGGTACCCTCGGCCAAGAATCCTCCAAGCTCACCGTCGACTACATCTTCACGCGCAAGACGCCACCGGGTTGGCCGACTGCTGCGCAACGGCTCACGGCAGAAACCTTGCTGGCCAACATCTTGCCACCCGACCCCACCCCGGACATCTTCATCTGCGGCCAGACCGTATTTGTGGAAACGGTTGCGGAATGGCTCGTACAGGCGGGATATCCGACCGCTTCCATCAAGACCGAACGCTTCGGCGGAACGGGAGGAACCCGGTGA
- a CDS encoding DUF6510 family protein, whose amino-acid sequence MSANNGSDSPGAKEPSFDDLDIAGIEGNSIPHLDGNAVAGQLWELFRFDIVAAIGRCRHCGAVRVFGETMVYVDAPGIVVRCASCEGVLLRLVETPTQYWLDVSGLSHLQIDREG is encoded by the coding sequence GTGAGTGCCAACAACGGCTCCGATTCTCCAGGCGCCAAGGAACCGAGCTTCGACGATCTGGACATCGCTGGAATCGAAGGCAATTCAATACCCCATCTGGATGGAAACGCGGTGGCGGGACAGCTGTGGGAGCTGTTTCGCTTCGATATCGTCGCCGCGATCGGACGGTGCAGGCACTGCGGTGCTGTCCGCGTTTTCGGGGAGACGATGGTGTACGTTGACGCGCCCGGGATCGTTGTCCGCTGCGCTTCCTGCGAGGGCGTGCTGCTGCGCCTCGTAGAGACCCCCACTCAGTACTGGCTCGACGTGAGCGGACTCAGCCATCTGCAGATCGACCGCGAGGGCTAG
- a CDS encoding helix-turn-helix transcriptional regulator, whose product MGQSAEFGKFLKAMRSRLTPEQAGISAGPGARRVPGLRREEIARLADVSTDYYTRLEQGRNIHPSRSVLDSVARALNLDPGEHAHMMDLLQNCAMSQRPPVSGQRVRPGLHQLLDAVGNVPALILGRRTDVLAGNRLAILLLADFPTMPATERNLTRWILLDPFAQSLFRDWKTVAADAVGSLRVDIGRHPNDVQASQLVGELAVSSEHFRKWWAGHRVAKASAGIVRLHHPVVGDLELNVEDLVLPDDPDQMLRVYSAPPGSSSADSLALLGSFGAGTGTPEAAQASEERDGSDATGTPGSRTSP is encoded by the coding sequence ATGGGTCAGAGTGCAGAGTTCGGAAAATTCCTGAAGGCGATGCGGTCACGGTTGACCCCGGAGCAAGCCGGGATCAGCGCCGGTCCCGGTGCGCGCCGGGTCCCGGGGCTGCGCCGTGAAGAGATCGCCCGGCTGGCTGATGTGAGCACGGACTACTACACAAGGTTGGAGCAGGGCCGCAACATCCACCCCTCCCGATCGGTGCTTGACTCTGTGGCGCGTGCACTGAACCTTGATCCGGGCGAGCATGCGCACATGATGGACCTTTTGCAGAATTGTGCGATGTCCCAGCGTCCGCCCGTTTCCGGGCAGCGAGTGCGGCCCGGCCTGCACCAGCTTCTCGACGCGGTGGGCAACGTGCCTGCCCTTATCCTCGGTCGACGCACTGATGTTCTTGCCGGAAACCGTCTTGCCATCCTCCTGCTTGCCGATTTCCCCACAATGCCCGCAACGGAACGGAACCTGACCCGGTGGATCCTCCTCGATCCGTTCGCACAATCGCTTTTCCGGGATTGGAAGACCGTAGCAGCTGATGCGGTGGGATCCCTTCGCGTGGACATCGGGCGTCACCCCAACGACGTGCAGGCAAGTCAACTCGTCGGCGAACTCGCGGTATCCAGCGAGCACTTCCGCAAGTGGTGGGCAGGGCACCGGGTGGCAAAAGCATCGGCGGGGATTGTGCGGCTCCACCATCCCGTAGTCGGGGACTTGGAACTCAATGTTGAAGACCTGGTACTGCCCGACGATCCGGATCAGATGCTAAGGGTGTATTCCGCCCCGCCAGGGTCGTCGTCGGCGGATTCACTCGCGCTGCTTGGCAGCTTCGGCGCCGGAACCGGCACCCCTGAGGCTGCACAAGCATCCGAAGAAAGGGACGGGTCCGACGCCACAGGGACCCCTGGTTCCCGAACCTCCCCCTGA
- the mgrA gene encoding L-glyceraldehyde 3-phosphate reductase → MNYAPTQDRYDSMPYRRVGRSGLKLPAVSLGLWHNFGDDKPFEAQRAILRRAFDLGVTHFDLANNYGPPGGSAETNFGRHLREDFKPYRDELVISTKAGYRMWPGPYGEWGSRKYLLSSLDQSLERMGLDYVDIFYSHRPDPNTPLEETMGALDTAVRSGRALYAGISSYSPDKTLEAAAILQDLGTPLLIHQPSYSMLNRWTEQGEPNLFQALERVGAGAIAFSPLAQGLLTTRYLNGVPEDSRAAAGKSLVDTQLSQENLTRIRGLNEIAAQRGQSLAQMAIAWVLRPQKKGIPVTSALVGASSVRQLEDNLAAVSGPSFTDDELEKIDEFAVESDINLWAGALQA, encoded by the coding sequence ATGAACTACGCCCCCACGCAGGACCGTTATGATTCCATGCCATACCGAAGGGTCGGGCGAAGCGGTCTGAAACTTCCGGCGGTCTCACTGGGCCTCTGGCACAACTTCGGCGACGACAAGCCTTTTGAGGCACAACGGGCCATCCTTCGCCGCGCTTTCGACCTCGGCGTCACGCATTTCGACCTAGCCAACAACTACGGTCCGCCCGGCGGCAGTGCCGAAACCAATTTTGGCCGGCACCTGAGGGAGGACTTCAAGCCGTACCGCGACGAGCTGGTCATCTCCACCAAAGCCGGATACCGCATGTGGCCCGGCCCGTATGGGGAATGGGGCTCCAGGAAATACCTGCTCTCGAGCCTGGACCAGTCTCTTGAACGCATGGGCCTGGACTATGTGGACATCTTCTACAGCCACCGCCCGGACCCGAATACGCCGCTCGAGGAAACCATGGGAGCGCTCGACACCGCGGTCCGCTCGGGCAGGGCGCTATACGCCGGCATTTCCTCCTATTCCCCGGACAAGACGCTCGAGGCGGCTGCCATCCTCCAGGACCTTGGCACACCATTGCTTATCCACCAGCCCTCGTACTCGATGCTCAACCGCTGGACCGAACAGGGCGAGCCCAACTTGTTCCAAGCCCTTGAGCGGGTGGGCGCAGGCGCCATCGCGTTCTCGCCCCTTGCGCAAGGTTTGCTGACCACCCGGTACCTGAACGGCGTCCCGGAGGACTCCCGCGCCGCCGCAGGCAAGTCGCTGGTGGACACCCAACTCTCCCAAGAGAACCTGACCCGGATCCGCGGGCTCAATGAGATCGCGGCACAGCGCGGGCAGTCCCTCGCCCAGATGGCCATAGCCTGGGTGCTGCGCCCACAGAAGAAGGGCATCCCGGTCACATCTGCCCTGGTCGGTGCCAGCAGCGTCCGGCAACTGGAAGACAATTTGGCGGCAGTTTCGGGCCCGAGCTTCACCGACGATGAGCTCGAGAAGATTGACGAATTCGCCGTCGAGTCCGATATCAACCTTTGGGCGGGGGCCCTGCAGGCCTAA
- a CDS encoding MTAP family purine nucleoside phosphorylase, which translates to MSLTLERHARIGIIGGTGLYKLPGAVVLDTLDLATPFGPPSSPVTVARLAAPDGPGGADGPVVAFLSRHGRVHSIAPQQINYRANLWAFKSLGVEAVISSAAVGGLASSHGTGMFAVPDQVLDRTWGRSDTFYDGSLPTGVQHLPAAEPYSAPLRAALISALERQGEDFAEAATVATINGPRFSTKAESAVLVQAGAHLISMTQYPEPVLAAELNMHFAALAFITDADTGHDGSEPVTAELVLGRLAAAQPRILSVLSDAVRIVWAGLANAEPADDGGNWRMALMPDAAVAAVMGDAGPLRPGAEGTGP; encoded by the coding sequence ATGTCATTGACCTTGGAACGCCACGCCCGGATCGGAATCATTGGCGGCACGGGCCTCTACAAGCTGCCCGGAGCGGTCGTGCTCGACACGCTCGATCTCGCGACGCCGTTCGGGCCGCCTTCAAGCCCCGTCACCGTCGCCCGGCTGGCAGCGCCGGATGGACCTGGCGGCGCGGACGGCCCAGTGGTCGCGTTTTTGAGCCGGCACGGGCGCGTGCACAGCATTGCCCCCCAGCAGATCAACTACCGGGCCAACCTCTGGGCGTTCAAGAGCCTAGGCGTGGAGGCTGTCATCTCCTCCGCGGCTGTGGGCGGACTGGCTTCCAGCCACGGAACCGGCATGTTTGCCGTGCCGGACCAGGTTCTGGACAGGACCTGGGGCCGCTCGGACACCTTCTACGATGGCTCGCTGCCCACCGGAGTGCAGCATCTGCCCGCCGCCGAGCCCTACAGCGCTCCGCTGCGCGCGGCACTCATCTCCGCCCTGGAGCGACAGGGGGAAGACTTCGCTGAGGCGGCCACTGTAGCCACCATCAACGGTCCGCGCTTCTCCACCAAGGCCGAGTCCGCGGTCTTGGTCCAGGCAGGTGCGCACCTCATTAGCATGACCCAATACCCGGAGCCCGTGCTCGCGGCAGAGTTGAACATGCACTTCGCCGCGCTGGCATTCATTACGGATGCCGACACCGGGCACGACGGCTCCGAACCCGTGACGGCAGAGCTGGTGCTGGGCCGGCTGGCGGCGGCGCAGCCCCGGATCCTGTCCGTGTTGTCCGACGCGGTGCGGATCGTTTGGGCGGGGCTGGCCAACGCTGAGCCGGCGGACGACGGCGGAAACTGGCGGATGGCGCTCATGCCGGACGCGGCGGTCGCTGCCGTGATGGGCGACGCCGGCCCTCTCCGCCCCGGCGCGGAAGGGACAGGGCCGTGA
- a CDS encoding NAD-dependent epimerase/dehydratase family protein has translation MRILVTGGAGFIGSHVVDAAVARGWEVRILDSLDPAVHPDPPQGLPGVPLLVGDVGDPAAVAAALAGVDVVVHQSAKVGLGVDFSDAPDYIRNNDLATAVLLAGMAAAGIDKLVLASSMVVYGEGAYTDSAGKPVRPRPRLVEDLVHGIFDPRDPATGELLLPTLVTEDAALDPRNVYAASKLAQENLASAWARSTGGTAIALRYHNVYGPRMPKNTPYAGVASLFRSALARGEAVKVFEDGGQRRSFVHVADVAEANLCSIDALASGRAVAPGSFRAYNIGAAEVHTVGQVAAVLSSVGGGPDPVVTGEFRLGDVRHITASSARARAELGWIPEHGFEDGMHEFATAPLRGEPS, from the coding sequence GTGAGAATTCTGGTCACAGGAGGAGCCGGTTTCATAGGTAGCCATGTTGTCGATGCCGCGGTGGCCCGCGGCTGGGAGGTCCGAATCCTTGACTCACTGGATCCGGCGGTGCACCCGGATCCACCACAAGGACTTCCCGGCGTTCCCCTGCTGGTGGGCGACGTCGGAGACCCGGCCGCGGTGGCAGCGGCGCTCGCGGGGGTCGACGTCGTCGTCCATCAGAGCGCCAAAGTCGGCCTCGGCGTGGACTTCTCCGACGCCCCGGACTACATCCGCAACAATGACCTGGCCACGGCCGTGCTCCTGGCAGGCATGGCCGCGGCCGGCATCGACAAGCTGGTACTGGCTTCCTCCATGGTGGTCTACGGAGAAGGCGCCTACACGGACTCAGCCGGCAAGCCCGTGCGCCCGCGGCCGCGCCTGGTGGAAGACCTCGTACACGGAATCTTTGATCCCCGGGACCCTGCGACCGGGGAGCTCCTACTGCCGACACTGGTCACCGAAGACGCGGCCCTCGATCCGCGGAACGTCTATGCCGCCTCCAAATTGGCCCAGGAAAACCTGGCGTCCGCCTGGGCGCGCTCAACCGGAGGCACTGCGATCGCTCTTCGGTACCACAACGTCTACGGCCCTCGGATGCCCAAAAACACCCCCTACGCGGGCGTGGCCAGCCTGTTCCGTTCTGCACTGGCCCGCGGAGAGGCGGTGAAGGTGTTCGAGGACGGCGGCCAGCGCCGCAGCTTTGTCCACGTCGCGGACGTGGCGGAAGCAAATCTGTGCTCGATTGATGCATTGGCGAGCGGCAGGGCCGTGGCGCCAGGCAGCTTCAGGGCGTACAACATCGGTGCAGCGGAGGTCCACACCGTTGGACAGGTCGCGGCGGTCCTGAGCTCTGTTGGTGGAGGGCCGGACCCTGTGGTCACGGGCGAATTCCGGCTAGGCGACGTCCGGCATATCACCGCCAGCTCGGCTCGCGCGCGAGCCGAGCTGGGCTGGATCCCCGAGCACGGTTTTGAGGACGGCATGCACGAGTTCGCCACGGCCCCGCTGCGCGGAGAACCTAGCTAG
- a CDS encoding glycosyltransferase family 2 protein — MESSQGGPGEDFGELPVLVDVVLPCLNERSALPQVLMALPLGYRAIVVDNGSTDGSGALAASLGATVVDEPRRGFGAAAHAGLLASTAEFVAFCDCDGSLDPAQLAPMLELVRAGQADLVLGARHPAPGAWPIHARLANMALSRRLRRLTGIPVTDLGPLRLARRSALLRLDLTDRRSGYPLEMFLKAHRDGWRVAEVPVAYAPRLGKSKVTGTLRGTLTALKDMGTQLAAASRQASGTKDGGPADGPSADAQGATP, encoded by the coding sequence TTGGAAAGCAGCCAGGGCGGACCAGGCGAGGACTTCGGGGAGCTACCCGTGTTGGTGGATGTGGTGTTGCCCTGCCTCAACGAGCGCTCGGCCCTTCCCCAGGTGCTGATGGCCCTGCCGCTTGGATACCGGGCGATCGTCGTGGACAACGGATCCACCGACGGCTCCGGTGCGCTGGCCGCCAGTCTGGGCGCGACCGTCGTCGACGAACCGAGGCGCGGCTTCGGCGCCGCAGCGCATGCCGGGCTGTTGGCTTCCACTGCGGAGTTTGTAGCCTTTTGCGATTGCGATGGTTCCTTGGACCCGGCCCAACTGGCCCCGATGCTGGAGCTCGTCCGCGCAGGGCAAGCCGATCTGGTGCTGGGTGCCCGGCATCCGGCCCCCGGTGCCTGGCCGATCCACGCCCGCCTGGCCAACATGGCCCTGAGCCGGCGGTTGCGCCGGCTGACGGGGATCCCTGTCACGGATCTGGGTCCCCTTCGACTGGCTCGGCGCAGCGCGTTGCTAAGACTGGACCTCACAGACCGGCGCAGCGGCTATCCGCTGGAAATGTTCCTCAAAGCCCACCGCGACGGCTGGCGTGTAGCCGAGGTCCCGGTCGCCTATGCGCCACGGCTGGGGAAGTCCAAGGTGACGGGGACGCTGCGCGGAACCCTTACGGCCCTCAAAGACATGGGGACGCAGTTGGCGGCAGCTTCGCGGCAGGCGTCGGGGACGAAGGACGGCGGGCCGGCGGATGGACCTTCGGCCGATGCCCAAGGAGCGACGCCGTGA
- a CDS encoding TIGR04282 family arsenosugar biosynthesis glycosyltransferase — translation MNLTIAVIAKECIPGMVKTRLTPPLTQEQAAALAQTSLSQTLDTVRSLPAARRLLVFEGTPGNRDAAGFEVLAQSAGGLDERLAAICSLATGPLLILGMDTPQLCRDQLVPLLADWSTPAPAPRRDAWLGPASDGGFWALGLHRPDGGLIRGVEMSTPQTGAHQFARLADAGLDVGLLPVLRDVDHFADALVAARKCSGTPFARAVDRLARGLPAPEGPVGVPSEVAPNRSAALR, via the coding sequence GTGAATCTCACCATCGCCGTGATTGCCAAAGAATGTATCCCGGGCATGGTCAAGACGCGCCTCACTCCCCCGCTCACCCAAGAGCAGGCCGCAGCCCTGGCCCAGACCAGCCTCAGCCAGACGCTGGACACGGTACGATCCCTCCCCGCGGCCAGGCGTTTGCTGGTGTTCGAGGGGACGCCTGGCAACAGGGACGCTGCTGGTTTTGAGGTGCTTGCCCAGAGTGCCGGCGGGCTGGACGAGCGGCTGGCAGCCATCTGTTCGCTCGCGACCGGCCCGCTGCTGATTCTGGGTATGGACACCCCCCAGCTGTGCCGGGACCAGCTGGTCCCGCTGCTGGCGGACTGGTCAACGCCCGCCCCGGCACCACGCCGCGACGCGTGGCTCGGCCCGGCGTCGGACGGCGGCTTCTGGGCCTTGGGCCTGCACCGGCCCGACGGCGGCCTGATCCGCGGCGTGGAAATGTCCACTCCGCAGACCGGGGCGCATCAATTCGCCCGGCTGGCCGACGCCGGCCTGGACGTGGGGCTGCTCCCCGTCTTGAGGGACGTCGACCACTTCGCCGATGCCCTGGTTGCCGCGCGAAAATGCAGCGGCACCCCGTTTGCCCGCGCGGTGGACCGCCTTGCCAGAGGACTGCCAGCGCCAGAGGGGCCGGTTGGGGTGCCCTCTGAAGTGGCGCCCAACCGATCGGCGGCCCTGCGATGA
- a CDS encoding class I SAM-dependent methyltransferase, with product MSIQTAPIGGAKAAVPFAGTRPVAQFGQGGHEPYARCLPLGLGRLTLRPESAMPGSSGHVTFSMLRWSAPATADERDLLRTLRGPILDVGCGPGRMLEAARELGLASMGVDLSAAAVRLATDRGGAAILGSIFDPVPHERGWGSALLLDGNIGIGGNIRVLLERVASLLSPGGQVLAEAETPDDLDVAYLAVLEDSDGHASAAFPWARAGASALALHAARAGLDCVAKRTFQGRVFLTLELRP from the coding sequence ATGAGCATCCAGACAGCCCCCATCGGGGGTGCCAAGGCCGCAGTCCCTTTTGCCGGCACCCGTCCGGTTGCCCAATTTGGCCAAGGTGGACACGAACCGTACGCACGCTGCCTGCCCCTCGGCCTGGGGCGCCTGACGTTGCGTCCGGAATCTGCCATGCCGGGGTCCAGCGGGCATGTCACCTTCAGCATGCTCCGCTGGTCCGCCCCGGCCACTGCGGACGAACGCGATCTGTTGCGCACCCTTCGGGGGCCGATTCTCGATGTGGGCTGCGGCCCCGGCCGGATGCTTGAGGCCGCCCGGGAGCTGGGACTGGCGTCGATGGGCGTCGATTTGAGTGCCGCCGCGGTACGGCTGGCCACCGACCGCGGCGGCGCTGCCATCCTTGGCTCCATCTTCGACCCGGTCCCGCACGAGCGCGGCTGGGGTTCGGCTCTTTTGCTGGACGGGAACATCGGCATCGGCGGAAATATCCGGGTGCTGCTGGAGCGCGTTGCCTCACTGTTGTCGCCGGGCGGGCAGGTGCTGGCAGAGGCGGAAACCCCGGACGACCTTGATGTGGCCTATCTGGCCGTGCTGGAGGATTCAGATGGGCATGCCAGTGCCGCCTTTCCCTGGGCCCGTGCCGGCGCAAGTGCGCTGGCCCTCCACGCGGCCCGGGCCGGGCTCGATTGCGTTGCCAAGCGGACCTTTCAGGGCCGCGTCTTTCTGACCTTGGAATTGCGACCATGA